The Pantoea eucalypti sequence CGGATGAAACGCTGGTGGCGCGGGCAACGGGCGGTAAAGGCGGCGGCGGTGCCACGCTGACCCGCTACGGTGAACGCCTGATACAGCTGTTTCAGCTGATGGAAAAGATTCAGCAGAAAGCGTTCGATGCCCTGCAGCAGGATACGCTGCCGCTCGACAGTCTGCTGGCGGCCATCGCCCGCTTCTCTCTGCAGACCAGCGCCCGCAATCAACTGTTTGGCACCGTGATCAGCAACGATGCGCAGCAGGTGGTTCAGCATCTTATGATTCAGCTTGCTGATGGCGTCACACAGCTCAATGTGGCGCTGACCCAGCGCAGCGCCGATCGTCTGCAACTGGCGGCAGGTAAAGAGGTGCTGGTACTGATTAAAGCCCCGTGGATCCGTATCAGCCGTGACGCCGCGGAAGAAGATAATCAGCTTCCAGCCACCGTCAGTGCCATCGAGCCCGGTGAGCAGATGAGCGAAGTGCTGATGCAGCTCGCCAGCGGCGAAACCCTGTGCGCCACCCTGAGTCACGATCAGCTGCAGCAGTTGAAGCTTCAGCCAGGCGACGCTGTGATTGCCAGCTTTAACGCGGAAAATGCCATTGTCGCTACCCTGCTCTAGCCGTTGATTTGACTTCATTACGGGCAATGGTTACAACTCAGTGACACGATGCAGAAAATGGAACAGATCATGGCTTCATTGCAGATTTTGCAAGGCACGTTTCATCTTAGCGATACACGGACACTGAACCTGAATCAGGTGGAACTGCAGCGCGGCGAAAGCTGGGCTTTTGTCGGTGCCAACGGCAGCGGTAAATCCTCTCTGGCGCGCGCGCTTTCCGGTGAACTGCCACCGCTGGCCGGTTCCGTCAGCAGCGATT is a genomic window containing:
- the modE gene encoding molybdenum-dependent transcriptional regulator, whose amino-acid sequence is MEAELSLHIRLQQKLFADPRRIELLKRVQQTGSISQGAKLAGISYKSAWDAINEMNQMADETLVARATGGKGGGGATLTRYGERLIQLFQLMEKIQQKAFDALQQDTLPLDSLLAAIARFSLQTSARNQLFGTVISNDAQQVVQHLMIQLADGVTQLNVALTQRSADRLQLAAGKEVLVLIKAPWIRISRDAAEEDNQLPATVSAIEPGEQMSEVLMQLASGETLCATLSHDQLQQLKLQPGDAVIASFNAENAIVATLL